Proteins encoded within one genomic window of Couchioplanes caeruleus:
- a CDS encoding metal ABC transporter ATP-binding protein — protein MTGAAVLFTGVTCRYGRRTAVTAVNLDVAAGERVALTGANGSGKTTLLRTALGLHPLAAGSVTVDGTTATTAAQWTDRRRRIAWMPQRLTAGRFPLLVGELLRSGGHPEAADEAAGRLGVGGLRHRALHALSGGQLQRVFLARALGAVAAGASVLFADEPTAALDFAGQEQVAGMIAALPVTVVVVSHDRAMTGACDRVAEMAAGRLRVIRAS, from the coding sequence GTGACCGGCGCCGCCGTCCTCTTCACCGGCGTCACCTGCCGGTACGGCCGCCGCACCGCCGTGACGGCGGTGAACCTGGACGTGGCTGCCGGGGAGCGGGTCGCGCTGACCGGCGCCAACGGCTCGGGCAAGACCACGCTGCTGCGGACCGCCCTGGGACTGCACCCGCTGGCGGCGGGATCCGTCACGGTCGACGGCACCACGGCCACCACCGCCGCGCAGTGGACCGATCGCCGACGTCGGATCGCCTGGATGCCGCAGCGGCTCACCGCGGGCCGGTTTCCGCTGCTGGTCGGCGAGCTGCTGCGCAGCGGCGGGCACCCCGAGGCCGCCGACGAGGCGGCCGGCCGGCTCGGCGTGGGCGGGCTGCGGCACCGGGCGCTGCACGCACTCTCCGGCGGTCAGCTCCAGCGGGTGTTCCTGGCCCGCGCCCTCGGTGCGGTGGCGGCGGGAGCAAGCGTCCTGTTCGCCGACGAGCCGACCGCCGCGCTGGACTTCGCCGGGCAGGAGCAGGTGGCAGGCATGATCGCCGCCCTGCCGGTCACCGTGGTCGTGGTCTCCCACGACCGGGCCATGACC